A single region of the Halopiger xanaduensis SH-6 genome encodes:
- a CDS encoding DUF7405 family protein has protein sequence MTLPDRSSLPRRDYLRALVAVGGTTALSACLEFASDGDDGDPDVPTGTSDPESLPDRQHAWNEALTTDEDGNVRPPEHHVLVALSLRDGVFDDAGDGTDHSVAEDARETTESALQTLERAYEWSNDGLVFTLGYTPAYFDRFDGPLPDAVGLPEPEALTAQEAPAFDEFDAVLHLASDRPEVVLEAEEGLFGQRDRLNGLEVETDLTGVFERLEDRRRTGFVGAGLPADRTDVSGVPESVPEDAPFFMGFRSGFQASQATEDRVTIESGPFAGGTTQHIESLEINLEQWFQQENHTQRVSKLFSREHAEEELVGDVGEELTTTNGLTTERIDATADDAREHNVVGHAQKAARAREDGEPPLLRRDFNTVDGDRPGVHFLALQRGIDDFVRTREAMTGADLDVPMANNGIRHYIFVDRRGNYLVPPRSLRALPPADPDAEIEGD, from the coding sequence GTGACGCTTCCCGATCGGTCCTCGCTGCCCCGACGGGACTACCTCCGTGCGCTGGTCGCCGTCGGCGGGACGACGGCGCTGAGCGCCTGCCTCGAGTTCGCCAGCGACGGCGACGACGGCGACCCGGACGTACCGACCGGAACGTCCGATCCCGAGTCGCTTCCTGACCGCCAGCACGCGTGGAACGAAGCGCTGACGACGGACGAGGACGGCAACGTTCGGCCGCCGGAACATCACGTGCTGGTGGCGCTATCGCTCCGGGACGGCGTCTTCGATGATGCTGGCGACGGCACGGACCACTCCGTCGCCGAGGACGCACGCGAGACAACCGAATCCGCGCTGCAAACGCTCGAGCGCGCCTACGAGTGGAGCAACGACGGACTCGTGTTCACGCTCGGCTACACGCCGGCGTACTTCGACCGATTCGACGGGCCGCTGCCCGACGCGGTCGGCCTCCCGGAACCCGAGGCGCTGACCGCACAGGAGGCCCCCGCGTTCGACGAGTTCGACGCCGTACTCCACCTCGCGAGCGATCGCCCCGAGGTCGTCCTCGAGGCCGAGGAGGGACTGTTCGGCCAACGCGACCGACTGAACGGCCTCGAGGTCGAGACCGACCTAACGGGCGTCTTCGAGCGCCTCGAGGATCGCCGGCGGACCGGCTTCGTCGGCGCGGGGCTGCCGGCCGACCGTACGGACGTCTCCGGCGTCCCGGAGTCGGTGCCCGAGGACGCGCCCTTTTTCATGGGCTTTCGCTCGGGGTTCCAGGCTAGTCAGGCGACCGAGGATCGAGTGACGATCGAGTCGGGGCCGTTCGCCGGCGGGACGACCCAGCATATCGAATCGCTGGAGATCAACCTCGAGCAGTGGTTCCAGCAGGAGAACCACACGCAACGCGTCTCGAAACTGTTCAGCCGGGAGCACGCCGAAGAGGAACTCGTCGGCGACGTCGGCGAGGAACTGACGACGACGAACGGGTTGACGACCGAGCGGATCGACGCCACCGCGGACGACGCGCGCGAGCACAACGTCGTCGGGCACGCGCAGAAGGCCGCTCGAGCCCGCGAGGACGGGGAACCGCCGCTCCTGCGCCGCGATTTCAATACCGTCGACGGCGATCGGCCGGGCGTCCACTTCCTCGCGCTCCAGCGGGGGATCGACGACTTCGTCCGAACCCGCGAGGCGATGACGGGCGCGGATCTGGACGTGCCGATGGCGAACAACGGCATTCGCCACTACATCTTCGTCGACCGGCGCGGCAACTATCTGGTGCCGCCGCGGTCGCTGCGCGCCCTGCCGCCGGCCGATCCCGACGCCGAGATTGAGGGTGACTGA
- a CDS encoding 1,4-dihydroxy-2-naphthoyl-CoA synthase, translated as MVSELFDPERWEPLEPNDDFRDITYHRAVDSGTVRIAFDRPEVRNAFRPGTVDELYDALEHAKRQTDVGCVFLTGNGPSPKDGGWAFCSGGDQTIRGEDGYQYDGDEERASEQGRLHILEVQRLIRHIPKVVVCVVPGWAVGGGHSLHVVCDLTLASEEHAKFLQTDPDVASYDAGFGSAYLAKQIGQKKAREVFFLGKTYDAEEAADMGMVNEVVPHEDLEETALEWGERINSKSPTAMRMLKYGFNMTDDGMIGQQVFAGEATRLGYMTDEAKEGRDAFVEGREPDFDDFPWHY; from the coding sequence ATGGTTTCGGAACTGTTCGATCCCGAGCGCTGGGAGCCGCTCGAGCCCAACGACGACTTCCGCGATATCACCTACCACCGCGCGGTCGACTCCGGGACGGTCCGGATCGCCTTCGACCGCCCCGAGGTGCGCAACGCCTTCCGGCCGGGGACCGTCGACGAACTGTACGACGCCCTCGAGCACGCGAAACGCCAAACCGACGTGGGTTGTGTCTTCCTGACCGGAAACGGCCCGTCACCGAAGGACGGCGGCTGGGCGTTCTGTTCCGGTGGGGATCAGACGATCCGCGGCGAGGACGGGTACCAGTACGACGGGGACGAGGAGCGGGCATCCGAGCAAGGACGGCTGCACATCCTCGAGGTCCAGCGCCTCATTCGCCACATTCCGAAGGTCGTCGTCTGCGTCGTCCCCGGCTGGGCCGTCGGCGGCGGCCACTCGCTGCACGTCGTCTGCGATCTCACCCTTGCGAGCGAGGAGCACGCCAAGTTCCTCCAGACCGACCCCGACGTGGCCAGCTACGACGCCGGCTTCGGGTCCGCGTACCTCGCCAAGCAGATCGGCCAGAAGAAGGCCCGCGAGGTGTTCTTCCTCGGGAAGACCTACGACGCCGAGGAAGCCGCCGATATGGGAATGGTCAACGAGGTCGTCCCCCACGAGGACCTCGAGGAGACGGCCCTCGAGTGGGGCGAGCGGATCAACTCCAAGAGCCCGACGGCGATGCGGATGCTCAAGTACGGGTTCAACATGACCGACGACGGCATGATCGGCCAGCAGGTGTTCGCCGGCGAGGCGACCCGACTCGGATATATGACCGACGAGGCCAAGGAGGGCCGAGACGCGTTCGTCGAGGGCCGAGAGCCGGATTTCGACGACTTCCCGTGGCATTACTGA
- a CDS encoding right-handed parallel beta-helix repeat-containing protein: MFDESGTTNGWPAANGQPTRRSFLSGLGATVGLGALTGSGRAQPTAAPDGSGAVYYVARIGDGALPGRKRGWSNNGNGNGNQNGNRNGAGNGNGSATDAERGRGHGRLADAEYLVLEGDTGTIAFATDGTAEEAFQHAFDELPASGGTVVASGDTFEFGGPATVGDDTGLVGSGGTRFVVAGASGESGHDLIRVRGDGATVANIEFDADGTQTDNHAIQADDCDGLVIANNRTVEGFQMAISFSRCRNVQVVGNEVLDPNWYGITSRAAPTGGDRDLRRSENVVVARNYVAGVTYNNIATYNVSNFTVYGNVVEEGGHSLIACSPAQQGAIVGNVCRGLEEYKPDPGGEAGIEIEYKETHVREEIAGTDRARSYDITISGNQVDNCPVGILARTVPADPEDEAARETERPHSFTVTGNSINGADAAGIRIRSGAAGVVATNTVRDSPTPLEVDETYATDIEQGLNATRA; encoded by the coding sequence ATGTTCGACGAGAGCGGTACCACGAACGGATGGCCCGCAGCGAACGGACAGCCGACGCGTCGATCGTTCCTCAGCGGACTCGGCGCGACCGTCGGACTCGGCGCGCTGACCGGCTCCGGCCGAGCGCAGCCGACCGCCGCTCCGGACGGCTCCGGTGCGGTGTACTACGTCGCTCGGATCGGCGATGGCGCGCTTCCGGGCCGTAAACGAGGGTGGAGCAACAACGGGAACGGAAACGGCAACCAGAACGGAAATCGAAACGGCGCCGGAAACGGCAACGGTAGCGCGACCGACGCGGAACGCGGCCGCGGCCACGGGCGTCTCGCCGACGCCGAGTACCTGGTTCTCGAGGGCGACACGGGAACGATCGCGTTCGCGACCGACGGCACCGCGGAGGAGGCGTTCCAGCACGCCTTTGACGAACTCCCGGCGTCCGGCGGCACCGTCGTCGCGAGCGGCGATACCTTCGAGTTCGGCGGGCCAGCGACGGTCGGCGACGACACCGGGCTGGTCGGCAGCGGCGGAACCCGGTTCGTCGTGGCCGGCGCGAGCGGGGAGTCGGGCCACGACCTGATCCGCGTTCGCGGCGACGGCGCGACGGTGGCCAATATCGAGTTCGACGCCGACGGCACGCAAACCGACAACCACGCGATTCAGGCCGACGACTGCGACGGGCTGGTGATCGCGAACAACCGCACCGTCGAGGGGTTCCAGATGGCGATCTCGTTCTCGCGGTGTCGCAACGTGCAGGTCGTCGGCAACGAGGTGCTCGATCCCAACTGGTACGGGATCACCAGCCGCGCCGCCCCGACCGGCGGCGACCGCGATCTGCGCCGCTCGGAGAACGTGGTCGTCGCGCGGAACTACGTCGCCGGCGTGACCTACAACAACATCGCGACCTACAACGTCAGCAACTTCACCGTCTACGGCAACGTCGTCGAGGAGGGCGGCCACAGTCTCATCGCGTGTTCGCCCGCCCAGCAGGGCGCCATCGTCGGCAACGTCTGTCGGGGCCTCGAGGAGTACAAACCCGATCCGGGCGGCGAGGCGGGGATCGAGATCGAGTACAAGGAGACCCACGTCCGCGAGGAAATCGCCGGGACGGACCGCGCTCGTTCGTACGACATCACGATTTCGGGCAACCAGGTCGACAACTGTCCGGTCGGGATCCTCGCCCGAACCGTTCCCGCGGACCCCGAGGACGAGGCCGCCCGCGAGACGGAACGGCCCCACAGCTTCACCGTGACTGGAAACTCGATCAACGGCGCCGACGCGGCGGGAATCCGCATCCGCTCCGGCGCGGCCGGCGTCGTCGCGACGAACACGGTCCGGGACAGTCCGACGCCGCTCGAGGTTGACGAGACCTACGCCACTGACATCGAGCAGGGACTGAACGCCACTCGAGCGTGA
- a CDS encoding amphi-Trp domain-containing protein, which yields MTDDDSASDERTVIRAGREFEQEYRLDASEAGEFLITLGEQLRDSDELTISDTTDGEAWELPFAFGEPVELELDFDGMGEPELEIELELPGRTDEKAPQID from the coding sequence ATGACAGACGACGACTCCGCGAGCGACGAGCGCACCGTCATCCGAGCAGGCCGCGAGTTCGAACAGGAGTACCGCCTCGACGCCAGCGAGGCGGGCGAGTTCCTGATCACGCTGGGCGAGCAGCTCCGCGACAGCGATGAGCTGACGATCAGCGACACCACCGACGGCGAGGCGTGGGAACTGCCCTTCGCCTTCGGCGAACCGGTCGAACTCGAGCTCGACTTCGACGGGATGGGCGAGCCGGAACTCGAGATCGAACTCGAGTTGCCCGGCCGAACGGACGAGAAGGCGCCGCAGATCGACTGA
- a CDS encoding DMT family transporter: MDAGLGVALLAALVWGVYIYVLKRSFDEYPPAALTVLINAFGIAWYLPVAVTQVDGSAAALGSFGLAEAGVTTLTIVATAAAFVLFLRAIDEGDVSYVTPINKIVPMFVLPLEVLVLGQVLTPLEVGGVVVATLAVYVANYDPGGFFEPFRKAAASRPAQLALLSAMCYAVSDLGKRVSLQELAIPERLWVPMLLVGVAVVLLPIAVRNPPTESDLGLRGDLPTLAVAGGMVALGEHLTTLSFAVLPASIASPVINTQAIVAVVLGGVLLGERHFRLRLVAAVLAVIGVTLIAI; this comes from the coding sequence ATGGATGCCGGACTCGGAGTCGCGCTGCTCGCCGCCCTCGTCTGGGGCGTCTACATCTACGTGCTGAAGCGGTCGTTCGACGAGTATCCGCCGGCGGCGTTGACCGTGCTCATCAACGCCTTCGGCATCGCGTGGTACCTGCCGGTCGCGGTCACGCAGGTCGACGGGTCGGCGGCGGCCCTCGGAAGCTTCGGCCTCGCCGAAGCGGGCGTAACGACGCTCACGATCGTCGCGACCGCCGCCGCGTTCGTGCTCTTTCTGCGGGCGATCGACGAGGGCGACGTCTCCTACGTCACGCCGATCAACAAGATCGTCCCGATGTTCGTGTTGCCCCTCGAGGTGCTGGTGCTCGGGCAGGTGCTGACGCCGCTGGAAGTCGGCGGCGTCGTCGTCGCGACGCTGGCGGTGTACGTCGCGAACTACGATCCCGGCGGCTTCTTCGAGCCGTTTCGGAAGGCCGCAGCCTCGAGGCCCGCCCAGCTCGCGCTGCTGAGCGCGATGTGTTACGCGGTCAGCGACCTCGGCAAGCGGGTGTCCTTACAGGAGCTGGCGATCCCGGAGCGGCTCTGGGTGCCGATGCTGCTGGTGGGGGTCGCGGTCGTCCTCCTGCCGATCGCGGTTCGCAATCCGCCGACCGAATCCGACCTCGGGCTCCGCGGCGACCTGCCGACCCTCGCCGTCGCGGGCGGGATGGTGGCGCTCGGCGAGCACCTGACGACGCTCTCCTTCGCCGTGCTACCCGCCAGCATCGCCTCGCCGGTCATCAACACGCAGGCGATCGTCGCGGTCGTCCTCGGCGGCGTCCTGCTGGGCGAACGACACTTCCGGCTTCGGCTCGTCGCCGCCGTACTCGCGGTGATCGGCGTGACGCTGATCGCGATCTGA
- the menD gene encoding 2-succinyl-5-enolpyruvyl-6-hydroxy-3-cyclohexene-1-carboxylic-acid synthase, with the protein MSAPNRATLWGRVLADELAAGGLEAVCIAPGSRSTPLTVAFAEHPELEVYSHLDERSAAYFALGRARRTGEPTALVCTSGTAAANFHPGVIEANQARVPLLVLTADRPPELRDSGANQTIDQVELYGDAVCWYAELPEPEADERKVRSLRTTAARALSESLGVEPGPVHLNCPFKKPLEPLEVPDAVPDSFAETLAGRGRDGAFVETDRGRRTLEAAGDGLRSLTDALENAKRPLIVAGPADPRNLRELEPDAVVDLAERVGAPVLADPLSGLRFGSHVRARGDSIRVYGGYDTYIDALEDPDVVLRFGASPTSKPLRHALRDADARQFVVDPAGAWREATFTATDLLAATAASVVDGVREALDSASSAGTATEDGWLAQFEAAERKHWDVHEAARIDDALEADPLEGAVLASVFEGAPDPATVFVSNSMPIRDADRFGRPRAAELTVLANRGASGIDGIESTALGAGSATDADEPLVLVTGDLAFYHDSNGLLAVDRCDVDATIVLLDNDGGGIFHKLPIEEFDPPFTGQFKTPHGIDFESLGETYGLEFERVEPREFDDAYRRSLKREGTQVLSLEFDAERSHRRREELAARVADAVDGTRSD; encoded by the coding sequence ATGAGCGCACCGAACCGCGCGACCCTTTGGGGTCGCGTCCTCGCCGACGAACTCGCCGCCGGCGGCCTCGAGGCCGTCTGTATCGCCCCGGGGAGCCGCTCGACGCCGCTGACGGTCGCCTTCGCCGAACACCCCGAGCTCGAGGTCTACTCGCATTTAGATGAGCGTTCGGCGGCCTACTTCGCGCTCGGCCGGGCACGCCGCACCGGCGAGCCGACGGCGCTGGTCTGTACCTCCGGAACGGCGGCGGCGAACTTCCACCCCGGCGTCATCGAGGCCAATCAGGCTCGCGTCCCGCTGCTCGTACTCACCGCGGATCGGCCACCCGAACTCCGGGACAGCGGCGCGAACCAGACGATCGACCAGGTCGAGCTCTACGGCGACGCCGTCTGCTGGTACGCCGAACTGCCGGAACCCGAAGCCGACGAGCGGAAGGTCCGGAGTCTCCGGACGACCGCCGCGCGGGCGCTCTCGGAATCCCTCGGCGTCGAACCCGGTCCCGTCCACCTGAACTGTCCGTTCAAAAAACCCCTCGAGCCGCTCGAGGTGCCCGACGCCGTCCCCGACTCGTTCGCCGAGACGCTCGCCGGGCGCGGGCGGGACGGCGCCTTCGTCGAAACCGATCGCGGTCGGCGGACGCTCGAGGCTGCCGGCGACGGATTACGCTCACTTACCGACGCGCTCGAGAACGCCAAGCGGCCGCTCATCGTCGCCGGCCCTGCGGATCCGCGTAATTTGCGGGAACTCGAGCCCGACGCGGTCGTCGACCTCGCCGAGCGCGTCGGCGCGCCGGTCCTCGCCGATCCCCTGTCGGGACTGCGGTTCGGCTCGCACGTTCGCGCGCGCGGAGACTCCATACGAGTCTACGGCGGCTACGACACATATATCGACGCGCTCGAGGATCCGGACGTCGTCCTCCGGTTCGGCGCATCGCCGACGTCGAAACCGCTGCGCCACGCGCTGCGGGACGCCGACGCGCGCCAGTTCGTGGTCGATCCCGCGGGCGCGTGGCGCGAGGCGACCTTTACCGCGACAGATTTGCTCGCGGCGACGGCCGCGTCGGTCGTCGACGGCGTGCGCGAGGCCCTGGATTCTGCCTCGAGTGCTGGAACGGCGACCGAGGACGGATGGCTCGCACAGTTCGAGGCCGCCGAGCGGAAACACTGGGACGTTCACGAGGCAGCGCGAATCGACGACGCGCTCGAGGCCGACCCCCTCGAGGGCGCCGTCCTCGCGTCGGTCTTCGAGGGCGCGCCCGATCCGGCGACGGTGTTCGTTTCGAACAGCATGCCGATCCGGGACGCCGACCGGTTCGGCCGCCCTCGAGCCGCCGAACTCACGGTGCTCGCGAACCGCGGGGCCAGCGGCATCGACGGGATCGAGAGCACGGCGCTGGGCGCCGGCAGCGCGACCGACGCGGACGAACCGCTCGTGCTCGTCACCGGCGATCTGGCCTTCTACCACGATTCGAACGGCCTGCTCGCGGTCGACCGCTGCGACGTCGACGCCACGATCGTCCTGCTGGACAACGACGGCGGCGGCATCTTCCACAAACTTCCCATCGAGGAGTTCGACCCGCCTTTCACCGGCCAGTTCAAGACGCCCCACGGGATCGATTTCGAGTCGCTCGGCGAGACCTACGGACTCGAGTTCGAGCGAGTCGAGCCCCGCGAGTTCGACGACGCGTATCGCCGGTCCCTCAAGCGCGAGGGAACGCAGGTGCTGTCACTCGAGTTTGACGCCGAGCGGAGCCACCGCCGGCGCGAGGAACTCGCGGCTCGCGTCGCCGACGCTGTCGACGGCACGCGGAGCGACTGA
- a CDS encoding isochorismate synthase: MDRTSGKREVEGRLAGTDTAATRSVTVDGELVSRSRELEDVSFGAIAAADVDGVDADTAAEANQTDRARIQWAAPDGLELVGRGVAARFVATGPERFAAIRRQASRAFDGLEHDGPEVARPRAVGGFAFHDYHAADRTDSDDSDSTARSTPNPQPNWDDFDAASFVIPRVFVVRSDGEGTWLTAVGTDAGEATARLERWHDRIADLPAMQPSGAGPGVAATHRTTAPEEWRTGIEAALERIADGRLTKVVLAQALSVALEGPIDVGATLERLRREYPNCYRFRIGREGGVTFFGAPPERLVAKRGPRVATEALAGSAPRGETPDEDQQHADRLLESDKLRREHELVVDAIRDQLAPLARDLEIDGRTIRKLATIQHLRTPIEATLDGDRHVLEIVEALHPTPAVGGMPPDAAWETIRETEPFDRGWYAAPVGWFDADGDGEFAVGLRSGIATDEAVTLFAGSGIVADSDPDEEWEEVQLKFRPILDELR; encoded by the coding sequence ATGGACCGGACGTCGGGCAAGCGCGAGGTCGAAGGTCGGCTGGCGGGCACGGATACCGCTGCCACCCGGAGCGTGACGGTCGACGGCGAGTTGGTGAGCCGTAGCCGCGAACTCGAGGACGTCTCATTCGGCGCAATCGCGGCCGCCGACGTCGATGGCGTCGACGCTGACACCGCCGCAGAGGCGAACCAAACCGACCGCGCACGCATCCAGTGGGCCGCTCCCGACGGCCTCGAGCTCGTCGGCCGCGGCGTCGCGGCGCGGTTCGTCGCGACCGGACCCGAGCGATTCGCCGCAATTCGACGGCAGGCCAGCCGCGCGTTTGACGGACTCGAGCACGACGGTCCCGAGGTCGCTCGCCCGCGAGCGGTCGGCGGCTTCGCGTTTCACGATTATCACGCCGCCGACCGCACGGATTCCGACGATTCCGATTCGACCGCGCGTTCGACGCCGAACCCGCAGCCGAACTGGGACGATTTCGACGCCGCTTCGTTCGTCATTCCCCGCGTGTTCGTCGTCCGAAGCGACGGGGAAGGTACGTGGCTCACGGCCGTCGGCACCGACGCCGGCGAGGCGACCGCGCGACTCGAGCGCTGGCACGACCGCATCGCGGATCTCCCCGCGATGCAGCCGAGCGGCGCGGGCCCCGGCGTCGCTGCGACCCACCGGACGACCGCGCCCGAGGAGTGGCGAACCGGAATCGAAGCCGCCCTCGAGCGGATCGCCGACGGCCGCCTCACGAAGGTCGTCCTCGCGCAGGCGCTGTCGGTCGCCCTCGAGGGCCCGATCGACGTCGGGGCGACCCTCGAGCGGCTCCGCCGGGAGTACCCGAACTGCTACCGGTTCCGGATCGGCCGCGAGGGCGGGGTCACCTTCTTCGGCGCGCCGCCCGAGCGGCTGGTCGCGAAACGCGGCCCTCGGGTCGCGACCGAGGCGCTCGCGGGCTCCGCGCCGCGCGGCGAGACGCCCGACGAAGACCAGCAGCACGCCGATCGACTGCTCGAGAGCGATAAACTCCGACGCGAGCACGAACTGGTCGTCGACGCGATCCGCGACCAGCTCGCACCGCTCGCCCGGGATCTCGAGATAGACGGGCGAACGATCCGCAAGCTGGCGACGATCCAGCATCTCCGGACGCCCATCGAGGCCACGCTCGACGGCGATCGCCACGTCCTCGAGATCGTCGAGGCGCTGCACCCGACGCCTGCGGTCGGCGGGATGCCTCCGGACGCGGCCTGGGAGACGATCCGCGAGACGGAGCCGTTCGACCGGGGCTGGTACGCCGCGCCCGTCGGCTGGTTCGACGCCGACGGGGACGGCGAGTTCGCGGTCGGCCTCCGCTCCGGAATCGCGACCGACGAGGCCGTCACGCTCTTCGCGGGCAGCGGCATCGTCGCCGACAGCGATCCCGACGAGGAGTGGGAGGAAGTGCAGTTGAAGTTCCGACCGATTCTCGACGAGTTACGATAA
- a CDS encoding sulfite oxidase-like oxidoreductase, which produces MTKDVTDLYQEFGDDRLPSGQRETSEFPVLSKSGTPDWDPETWEFTVTGAVDEELSFSWGEFRDLPSETQRQDFHCVTGWSKFDCEFTGVPFPELAERAGVHDDAVHVMFSALDGYTTDLPLEDCMRDEVLFIWEFDGEPLPDDHGGPLRVVTPHKYAYKGAKWVDGIEFLTESERGYWEKRGYSQTANPWREERYS; this is translated from the coding sequence ATGACGAAGGACGTTACGGACCTCTACCAGGAGTTCGGCGACGATCGGCTCCCGTCGGGCCAGCGCGAGACCTCCGAGTTTCCCGTCCTCTCGAAGAGCGGGACGCCGGACTGGGACCCCGAGACGTGGGAGTTCACCGTCACCGGCGCGGTCGACGAGGAACTGTCCTTCTCGTGGGGCGAGTTCCGCGACCTACCCAGCGAGACCCAGCGCCAGGACTTCCACTGCGTAACCGGCTGGAGCAAGTTCGACTGCGAGTTCACCGGCGTTCCCTTCCCCGAACTCGCCGAGCGGGCGGGCGTCCACGACGACGCCGTCCACGTTATGTTCTCCGCGCTAGACGGCTACACGACCGACCTTCCCCTCGAGGACTGCATGCGCGACGAAGTGCTGTTCATCTGGGAGTTCGACGGCGAGCCGCTGCCCGACGATCACGGCGGGCCGCTTCGGGTCGTTACCCCGCACAAGTACGCCTACAAGGGTGCCAAGTGGGTCGACGGCATCGAGTTCCTCACCGAATCCGAGCGGGGCTACTGGGAGAAGCGCGGCTACTCCCAGACGGCGAACCCGTGGCGAGAGGAGCGATATAGTTAG
- a CDS encoding ribbon-helix-helix domain-containing protein, which yields MPKVEITIPEHLEMQIAQMVERGEFVNREEAIEDLLSTGIKAYKTSGPMDEEEGTGTGGGTGLEDDGMMGHDDEYVF from the coding sequence ATGCCGAAAGTAGAGATCACCATCCCGGAACACCTCGAGATGCAGATCGCCCAGATGGTCGAGCGCGGCGAGTTCGTCAATCGCGAGGAGGCGATCGAGGACCTCCTCTCGACGGGCATTAAGGCCTACAAGACCAGCGGGCCGATGGACGAAGAGGAGGGTACAGGCACCGGTGGCGGCACCGGTCTCGAAGACGACGGAATGATGGGCCACGACGACGAGTACGTCTTCTAA
- a CDS encoding DUF7550 family protein yields MADTDDTHDTPAAEHGSDTGADVGHDLEAERTTAPMSDYSSRAVGVGALVLAVGAAIAFGIPLLTVAL; encoded by the coding sequence ATGGCAGACACGGACGACACGCACGATACTCCAGCGGCGGAGCACGGGAGCGACACGGGCGCCGACGTCGGCCACGATCTCGAGGCCGAGCGGACGACCGCACCGATGAGCGACTACTCCTCGCGAGCCGTCGGCGTCGGCGCGCTCGTGCTCGCGGTCGGGGCGGCGATCGCCTTCGGTATCCCCCTCCTCACGGTCGCGCTGTAG